A single Corallococcus silvisoli DNA region contains:
- the accD gene encoding acetyl-CoA carboxylase, carboxyltransferase subunit beta, whose product MAWFSKKPRIAVDSEPAAEPQPSRMQGLWAKCEQCEEIIYRQELEKNWMVCPHCEHHHAWTARARLAATLDPDSFEEFDKELEPQDPLGFTDSKKYKDRLKSTRKNLEENDAFISGVGRIEGHPVSVGCFVFEFMGGSMGSVVGEKVTRVFERAFELKCPAVVFSASGGARMQEGIFSLMQMAKTSAAIARFRTSGKPYVSVMLNPTTGGVAASFSWLGDIILAEPKALIGFAGPRVIEQTIRQKLPEGFQRSEFLLDHGMIDSIVHRKELRARLGQILGMLG is encoded by the coding sequence ATGGCCTGGTTCTCCAAGAAGCCCCGCATCGCCGTCGACTCCGAGCCCGCCGCCGAGCCCCAGCCCTCCCGCATGCAGGGCCTGTGGGCCAAGTGCGAGCAGTGCGAGGAGATCATCTACCGTCAGGAGTTGGAGAAGAACTGGATGGTGTGTCCGCACTGCGAACACCACCACGCCTGGACGGCCCGCGCCCGGCTCGCGGCGACGCTGGATCCGGACTCCTTCGAGGAGTTCGACAAGGAGCTGGAGCCCCAGGACCCGCTCGGCTTCACCGACTCCAAGAAGTACAAGGACCGGCTGAAGTCCACGCGCAAGAACCTGGAGGAGAACGACGCGTTCATCTCCGGCGTGGGCCGCATCGAGGGCCACCCCGTCTCCGTGGGCTGCTTCGTCTTCGAGTTCATGGGCGGCTCCATGGGCTCCGTGGTGGGTGAGAAGGTGACGCGCGTGTTCGAGCGCGCCTTCGAGCTGAAGTGCCCCGCCGTGGTGTTCTCCGCCTCCGGCGGCGCGCGCATGCAGGAGGGCATCTTCTCCCTGATGCAGATGGCGAAGACGTCCGCGGCCATCGCGCGCTTCCGCACCAGCGGCAAGCCGTACGTGTCGGTGATGCTCAACCCCACCACCGGCGGCGTCGCCGCGTCCTTCTCCTGGCTGGGCGACATCATCCTCGCGGAGCCCAAGGCCCTCATCGGCTTCGCCGGCCCGCGCGTCATCGAGCAGACCATCCGCCAGAAGCTGCCGGAGGGCTTCCAGCGCTCGGAGTTCCTGCTGGACCACGGGATGATCGACTCCATCGTCCACCGCAAGGAGCTGCGCGCCAGGCTGGGGCAGATCCTCGGCATGCTGGGGTAG
- a CDS encoding bifunctional folylpolyglutamate synthase/dihydrofolate synthase, whose translation MDAPRTPEEALRFFQSLNPSGIKLGLERVRDALAALGHPERDFPALHVAGTNGKGSTCAFVARALEAAGHRVGLYTSPHLVRVNERIRVAGEDIPDDVFGQRILEVLERYPSARADPMTYFEFGTVVALWHFSRERVDVAVLETGLGGRLDATSAAAPVVTCVTPVSFDHMEYLGHTLREIAGEKAGIFKPGVPVVLSRQDPEALDALLGRAEQLAVPVRLEGRDFGLAPESEGRLAYRGPVWSLGGLTLALRGPYQHQNAAVALACLEVLHERGVAVTPEAARVGLATARWPGRLEEVADAPTVVVDGAHNPAGVAVLLEALRTLYAARPLHLVFGVVADKDRGPMLRALFPLAASVHLTPLDTPRSLAPSRYIHEAGALCSRVVAHASLEDALAGARADALGHPDGVVLATGSLFLVGAVKRLVGRSLGAMQQQQ comes from the coding sequence ATGGACGCCCCACGCACTCCCGAAGAGGCCCTGCGCTTCTTCCAGTCGCTCAACCCCTCCGGCATCAAGCTGGGCCTGGAGCGGGTGCGGGACGCGCTCGCCGCGCTGGGCCACCCGGAGCGCGACTTCCCGGCGCTGCACGTCGCCGGGACCAACGGCAAGGGCAGCACCTGCGCCTTCGTCGCGCGCGCGCTGGAGGCCGCCGGCCACCGCGTGGGCCTCTACACGTCGCCGCACCTGGTGCGCGTCAACGAGCGCATCCGCGTGGCCGGGGAGGACATCCCGGACGACGTCTTCGGGCAGCGCATCCTGGAGGTGCTGGAGCGCTACCCCTCCGCGCGGGCCGACCCGATGACGTACTTCGAGTTCGGCACCGTGGTGGCGCTCTGGCACTTCTCCCGCGAGCGCGTGGACGTGGCGGTGCTGGAGACGGGCCTGGGCGGCCGGCTGGACGCCACCAGCGCCGCGGCGCCCGTCGTGACCTGCGTCACCCCCGTGTCCTTCGACCACATGGAGTACCTGGGGCACACGCTCCGGGAGATCGCCGGAGAGAAGGCCGGCATCTTCAAGCCCGGCGTGCCGGTGGTGCTGTCGCGGCAGGACCCCGAGGCCCTGGACGCGCTCCTGGGCCGCGCGGAGCAGCTCGCCGTCCCCGTCCGGCTGGAGGGCCGCGACTTCGGCCTCGCCCCGGAGTCGGAGGGGCGCCTCGCGTACCGGGGGCCCGTCTGGTCGCTCGGGGGGCTGACGCTCGCCCTGCGCGGCCCGTACCAGCATCAGAACGCGGCGGTGGCGCTCGCCTGCCTGGAGGTCCTCCACGAGCGCGGAGTGGCGGTGACGCCGGAGGCCGCGCGCGTGGGGTTGGCCACGGCGCGCTGGCCCGGGCGGCTGGAGGAGGTGGCGGACGCCCCCACGGTGGTGGTGGACGGCGCCCACAACCCGGCCGGCGTGGCGGTGCTGCTGGAGGCGCTGCGCACGCTCTACGCCGCGCGGCCCCTGCACCTGGTCTTCGGGGTGGTGGCGGACAAGGACCGGGGACCGATGCTGCGGGCGCTGTTTCCGCTGGCGGCCTCCGTGCACCTCACCCCGCTGGACACGCCGCGCTCGCTCGCCCCGTCGCGATACATCCATGAAGCAGGGGCTTTGTGTTCACGGGTCGTCGCGCACGCCTCCCTGGAGGATGCCCTCGCCGGGGCGAGGGCTGATGCCTTGGGGCACCCGGACGGGGTCGTTCTGGCCACCGGTTCATTGTTCCTGGTGGGCGCCGTGAAGCGATTGGTCGGACGAAGCCTTGGCGCGATGCAGCAGCAGCAGTAA
- a CDS encoding alpha/beta fold hydrolase, which yields MRLPDWRSALPGPPMPTVDEVDFRALYSKTNYVVETADGWSLVITRYRPVKQAFAQPLFGEPLLLVHGFSQNRHTWTSGQFVKNLLFFGVDIHILELRGHGKSSIAFQKERAERFKRPLPPDLDYGWDLDSYFLYDLPAAVSGVKRITRRERIFYCGHSMGGMLGYGYAGIHDDFEGLITIGSPADLGRGFMLLRMLAHGSPLLAGAVDLTLGGLNLERRASTLGRALLARGVGAFSPALQKRLEPEAKKSLVFNAVPVDVVLKWVERQIAQADDSALYQRFTRKLNRLVNTERVSRDDIRWLLREGGEREPRKVIEQFARWIRRGEMVCYRTDYDFKRGFGKIEIPMAIIFGDMDPLASVESTRSVYRAAKSEYLLWRPVKGNSHVELTMGHDIRQICYDIKNLIEYTRTHRTRSPALPRLR from the coding sequence ATGCGCCTGCCGGACTGGAGATCAGCGCTTCCGGGACCTCCGATGCCCACCGTCGATGAGGTCGACTTCCGGGCGCTGTACTCCAAGACCAACTACGTGGTGGAGACGGCGGACGGATGGTCGCTTGTCATCACGCGCTACCGTCCGGTGAAACAGGCGTTCGCGCAGCCGCTGTTCGGTGAGCCGCTGCTGTTGGTGCACGGCTTCTCCCAGAACCGGCACACCTGGACGAGCGGCCAGTTCGTCAAGAACCTGCTCTTCTTCGGCGTGGACATCCACATCCTGGAGCTGCGCGGGCACGGCAAGAGCTCCATCGCCTTCCAGAAGGAGCGCGCCGAGCGCTTCAAGCGCCCGCTGCCGCCGGACCTGGACTACGGCTGGGACCTGGACAGCTACTTCCTCTACGACCTCCCGGCGGCCGTCTCCGGCGTCAAGCGCATCACCCGGCGCGAGCGCATCTTCTACTGCGGCCACTCCATGGGCGGCATGCTCGGCTACGGCTATGCCGGCATCCACGACGACTTCGAGGGGCTCATCACCATCGGCTCGCCCGCGGACCTGGGGCGCGGCTTCATGCTCCTGCGCATGCTGGCGCACGGCTCGCCGCTGCTCGCGGGCGCGGTGGACCTGACGCTGGGCGGCCTGAACCTGGAGCGCCGCGCCAGCACGCTGGGCCGGGCGCTGCTGGCCAGGGGCGTGGGCGCCTTCAGCCCCGCGCTCCAGAAGCGCCTGGAGCCCGAGGCGAAGAAGTCCCTCGTGTTCAACGCCGTGCCCGTGGACGTGGTGTTGAAGTGGGTGGAGCGGCAGATCGCGCAGGCGGACGACTCCGCCCTGTATCAGCGGTTCACGCGCAAGTTGAACCGCCTCGTCAACACCGAACGCGTCAGCCGCGACGACATCCGCTGGCTGCTGCGCGAGGGCGGCGAGCGCGAACCGCGCAAGGTGATTGAACAGTTCGCCCGGTGGATCCGCCGCGGCGAGATGGTCTGCTACCGCACCGACTACGACTTCAAGCGGGGCTTCGGGAAGATTGAAATCCCCATGGCCATCATCTTCGGAGACATGGATCCGCTGGCTTCGGTGGAATCCACGCGCAGCGTGTATCGCGCCGCGAAGAGCGAGTACCTGCTGTGGCGGCCGGTGAAGGGCAACAGCCACGTCGAGCTGACGATGGGGCACGACATCCGGCAGATCTGCTACGACATCAAGAACCTCATCGAGTACACGCGGACGCACCGCACGCGCTCGCCGGCCCTGCCGCGCCTGCGTTGA
- a CDS encoding AMIN domain-containing protein, which produces MKGFAVSLLGWMLVPLVALAQQPADLNTITGITINGGTVEISGSKKPDFNSFTMTDPPRLVIDVSGAVFQGVAEEMPVGNGTVTGIRTQVYGTELSSIARILIGYEREVETDIQSSGTKLVVKVLGGGGNAAVAQNTPAQGTAEIASATQTPTGASAQDAARAAASDREAQEKAAKAAADAARAEREAQEKAAAEASARAKADADADRKRQEDARLAAQRQEEERRASEAAAVAERKRQDEDARAAAKRAEDERRASAQAAADAKRQQAEEAQAAARSAAEEKRAAAKRAEDERRASAQAAAEEKRTSAQAAAEAKRQKLEEARAAAQARREEQQEAREAAAEAKRQKAQEARERRQPTAVASRETRARPSQGSAAAEPRESGGGQVSSRRKTMTLVGFQQHPDSSSVFVRTNEPVRYTVSESANQVVLELENTRVVESNNTLPLDTHFFPSAVSRVEAFSGAGHSVRVVIQLKQGVRYQTRQEGGLITLDFPRPGR; this is translated from the coding sequence ATGAAGGGCTTCGCGGTGTCGCTGCTTGGGTGGATGCTCGTGCCGCTGGTGGCGCTGGCGCAGCAGCCGGCGGACCTCAACACCATCACCGGCATCACCATCAACGGTGGAACGGTGGAGATCTCCGGCAGCAAGAAGCCGGACTTCAACAGCTTCACCATGACGGATCCCCCCCGGCTCGTCATCGACGTGTCCGGCGCCGTGTTCCAGGGCGTGGCGGAGGAGATGCCGGTGGGCAACGGCACCGTGACGGGCATCCGGACGCAGGTGTACGGCACGGAGTTGTCGTCCATCGCGCGCATCCTCATCGGGTACGAGCGCGAGGTGGAGACGGACATCCAGTCCTCCGGCACGAAGCTGGTGGTGAAGGTGCTGGGCGGTGGGGGCAACGCCGCCGTCGCCCAGAACACGCCCGCGCAGGGCACGGCGGAGATCGCCTCGGCGACCCAGACGCCCACGGGGGCCAGCGCCCAGGACGCGGCCCGCGCCGCCGCGTCGGACCGGGAGGCCCAGGAGAAGGCCGCGAAGGCCGCCGCCGACGCGGCCCGTGCGGAGCGCGAGGCCCAGGAGAAGGCCGCGGCCGAGGCCTCCGCCCGCGCCAAGGCGGATGCGGACGCGGACCGCAAGCGCCAGGAGGACGCCCGGCTCGCCGCGCAGCGCCAGGAGGAGGAGCGCCGCGCCTCGGAGGCGGCCGCCGTCGCCGAACGCAAGCGTCAGGATGAAGACGCCCGCGCCGCCGCGAAGCGCGCCGAGGACGAGCGCCGCGCCAGTGCCCAGGCCGCCGCGGACGCGAAGCGCCAGCAGGCCGAGGAGGCCCAGGCCGCCGCCAGGAGTGCCGCCGAGGAGAAGCGCGCCGCCGCGAAGCGCGCCGAGGACGAGCGCCGCGCCAGTGCCCAGGCCGCCGCCGAGGAGAAGCGGACCTCCGCCCAGGCCGCCGCGGAGGCGAAGCGCCAGAAGCTGGAGGAGGCCCGCGCCGCGGCCCAGGCCCGCCGCGAGGAGCAGCAGGAGGCCCGCGAGGCCGCCGCCGAGGCGAAGCGCCAGAAGGCGCAGGAGGCCCGCGAGCGCCGCCAGCCGACGGCCGTGGCCTCCCGGGAGACGCGCGCCCGTCCCAGCCAGGGCAGCGCCGCGGCCGAGCCTCGCGAGAGCGGCGGGGGACAGGTGTCGTCTCGCCGCAAGACGATGACGTTGGTGGGCTTCCAGCAGCACCCGGACAGCTCGAGCGTGTTCGTACGCACCAACGAGCCGGTGCGATACACGGTGAGCGAGTCCGCCAACCAGGTGGTGCTGGAGCTGGAGAACACCCGCGTGGTGGAGTCCAACAACACGCTGCCCCTGGACACGCACTTCTTCCCGTCGGCCGTGTCGCGCGTGGAGGCGTTCTCCGGCGCGGGCCACTCCGTGCGCGTCGTCATCCAGCTGAAGCAGGGGGTCCGCTACCAGACACGCCAGGAGGGGGGGCTCATCACCCTCGACTTCCCCCGCCCGGGCCGGTAG
- a CDS encoding LPS-assembly protein LptD, with translation MTFLVPVALTLLVSAQIPLATQVELPTGEVVELAADFVVYESDILTARGHCELRSGPNVLRADEVTYSEATQVATATGNVMFVSGMMAAIADDVRVDLRSNEANVKGGLFMQKKGVTPEALQAAKTPDELRKLGETPVLMSGTRIRRTGETSFSVDGLAFTPCQCGPGEPSWRVEAKEANVKMGERAILTWPVVYVQSVPVFALPWLYLPLAERRTGLLIPRPSNSGLNGFALDAPVFVTLGESYDLTFTPGFYTGGGDIDGPFRNPDGTPIHEPRTVGVKGPRLLTEFRYVPSDHTRGRATLGFLYDLRPRLDPTTFDFLRVVNRSDPENPVYTSEIVDEKRGLRGEASWQHTQDLGDGWHDRVDAYFVSDGFYTRDLTADLLVQNYSYLRSTAVVYQRRDDRYLGLDVSLRQDLRYPFRFFQDNTIPAEASKSGVAFNPHGPTTFQRLPGLTLNLPERSLFGGRVTGGMEVEYSRLAPLRGSYADDGFDALFSPSGRWRPPGTPLEANPLTLPFDALEGNGRFDPTEREGRDRVSLFSRMSTSYGLGTWARLTPSLGLRQAVSVGEYSGHTAQRGYPLADLVLDSQLARTFTDGDTLYRHTLAPSVSLRYVPGGWGRVLTALNSSGTGTVPLVYDELDAAVPLQSDGRVRGFLHAVVAVDQTLRVRKGPTTREPLRLRIGQGFDLSRIAPVAGRDTVQGSVLRDTFARLSASAGVVTAGALVRMDPTTRDITQLSADFTIDNGKGNALYARYDDLLAVKQLSIDRGLDPLAQGPDFVRRGVDMLVGDAPRPLPSHPDQVAPSPTERAQALTAGTRIKLGFGLGLRYEALVQPLYKDVISQESQPLAQQTFGVSYGPACDCWRIEGVVILRRNQSPEFAGINLTVAGFGSFGSGG, from the coding sequence ATGACCTTCCTTGTCCCGGTCGCTCTGACGCTCCTGGTGTCGGCCCAGATTCCGCTGGCCACGCAGGTGGAGCTACCCACCGGTGAGGTGGTGGAGCTGGCCGCCGACTTCGTCGTCTACGAATCCGACATCCTCACCGCGCGCGGCCACTGCGAATTGCGCAGCGGCCCCAACGTGCTGCGCGCGGACGAGGTGACGTACAGCGAGGCCACGCAGGTGGCCACCGCCACCGGCAACGTGATGTTCGTCAGCGGCATGATGGCCGCCATCGCGGACGACGTGCGCGTGGACCTGCGCTCCAACGAGGCCAACGTGAAGGGCGGCCTCTTCATGCAGAAGAAGGGCGTCACCCCCGAAGCGCTCCAGGCCGCCAAGACGCCGGACGAGCTGCGCAAGCTGGGCGAGACGCCCGTCCTGATGAGCGGCACGCGCATCCGCCGCACCGGCGAGACATCCTTCTCCGTGGATGGCCTGGCCTTCACGCCGTGCCAGTGCGGCCCTGGAGAGCCCAGCTGGCGCGTGGAGGCGAAGGAGGCCAACGTGAAGATGGGCGAGCGGGCCATCCTCACCTGGCCGGTGGTGTACGTGCAGTCGGTGCCGGTGTTCGCGCTGCCGTGGCTGTACCTGCCCCTGGCCGAGCGCCGCACCGGTCTGCTCATCCCCCGCCCATCCAACTCCGGCCTCAACGGCTTCGCGCTGGACGCGCCCGTCTTCGTCACGCTGGGGGAGAGCTACGACCTCACCTTCACCCCCGGCTTCTATACGGGGGGCGGGGATATCGACGGTCCCTTCAGGAACCCGGACGGCACCCCCATCCATGAGCCTCGCACCGTCGGCGTGAAGGGCCCCCGGTTGCTCACCGAGTTCCGCTACGTCCCCAGCGACCACACGCGGGGCCGGGCGACGCTGGGCTTCCTCTACGACCTGCGGCCCCGGCTGGATCCCACCACCTTCGACTTCCTCCGCGTCGTGAACCGCTCCGACCCTGAGAACCCGGTCTACACCTCGGAGATCGTCGACGAGAAGCGTGGCTTGCGCGGGGAGGCGTCCTGGCAGCACACCCAGGACCTGGGCGACGGGTGGCACGACCGCGTGGACGCGTACTTCGTGTCGGACGGCTTCTACACGCGCGACCTCACCGCCGACCTGCTGGTGCAGAACTACAGCTACCTGCGCAGCACCGCGGTCGTGTACCAGCGCCGCGACGACCGCTACCTGGGCCTGGACGTGTCGCTGCGCCAGGACCTGCGCTACCCCTTCCGCTTCTTCCAGGACAACACCATCCCCGCGGAGGCCAGCAAGAGCGGGGTGGCCTTCAATCCCCACGGGCCCACGACCTTCCAGCGCCTGCCGGGGCTCACGCTGAACCTGCCCGAGCGCTCCTTGTTCGGAGGCCGCGTCACGGGCGGGATGGAGGTGGAGTACAGCCGGCTCGCGCCGCTGCGCGGCAGCTACGCCGATGACGGCTTCGACGCCCTCTTCTCCCCCTCCGGCCGGTGGCGCCCTCCTGGCACGCCGCTGGAGGCGAATCCCCTGACGCTGCCTTTCGACGCGCTGGAGGGCAACGGCCGCTTCGACCCCACCGAACGCGAGGGGCGCGACCGCGTGTCGCTGTTCTCCCGGATGTCCACGTCCTACGGGCTGGGCACCTGGGCCCGGCTGACGCCGTCGCTGGGGCTGCGCCAGGCCGTCTCCGTGGGCGAGTACTCCGGCCACACCGCCCAGCGCGGCTACCCGCTGGCGGACCTGGTGCTGGACTCGCAGCTGGCGCGCACCTTCACGGACGGGGACACGCTCTACCGCCACACGCTGGCCCCGTCGGTGAGCCTGCGCTACGTGCCCGGCGGCTGGGGCCGGGTCCTCACCGCCTTGAACTCGAGCGGCACCGGCACCGTGCCGCTCGTCTACGACGAGCTGGACGCCGCCGTGCCGCTCCAGTCCGATGGCCGCGTGCGCGGCTTCCTCCACGCCGTGGTCGCCGTGGACCAGACGCTGCGCGTCCGGAAGGGGCCCACCACCCGCGAGCCGCTGCGCCTGCGCATCGGCCAGGGCTTCGACCTGTCCCGCATCGCCCCCGTCGCGGGACGCGACACGGTGCAGGGCAGCGTGCTGCGCGACACCTTCGCTCGCCTGTCCGCCAGCGCTGGCGTCGTCACCGCGGGCGCGCTCGTGCGCATGGACCCGACGACGCGCGACATCACCCAGCTGTCCGCCGACTTCACCATCGACAACGGCAAGGGGAACGCCCTCTACGCCCGCTACGACGACCTGCTCGCCGTGAAACAATTATCCATCGACCGCGGGTTGGATCCCCTCGCGCAAGGCCCCGACTTCGTGCGTCGGGGCGTGGACATGCTGGTAGGAGACGCACCTCGTCCCCTTCCGTCCCACCCCGACCAAGTCGCACCCTCTCCGACCGAACGGGCACAGGCACTCACTGCCGGTACGCGAATCAAGCTCGGATTCGGGCTCGGGTTGCGATACGAAGCGTTGGTGCAGCCCCTCTACAAGGACGTGATTTCCCAGGAAAGTCAGCCCCTTGCACAGCAGACCTTTGGCGTGTCCTATGGACCCGCCTGCGACTGCTGGCGAATCGAGGGGGTGGTGATCCTGCGGCGCAATCAGTCGCCGGAATTCGCCGGCATCAATCTGACTGTCGCCGGTTTCGGGTCCTTTGGTTCGGGGGGATAG
- a CDS encoding helix-turn-helix domain-containing protein → MSDLGKRIGQRIRELRTQRPERWTQEELAERAQISVSFLSMIERGERVPHVETLAALSNALSVSLGELFTGTEQTPAQTEDLLRPLSDFARARGLNARDVDRLLGVARVMFNGSAA, encoded by the coding sequence GTGTCGGATCTCGGAAAAAGAATTGGCCAGCGCATTCGCGAGCTTCGCACGCAGCGCCCGGAGCGATGGACGCAGGAGGAACTCGCCGAGCGTGCTCAGATCAGCGTGTCCTTCCTGTCGATGATCGAGCGCGGCGAGCGCGTGCCCCACGTGGAGACCCTAGCGGCGCTCTCCAACGCCCTCAGCGTCAGCCTCGGTGAGCTCTTCACGGGCACCGAGCAGACCCCTGCCCAGACGGAGGACCTGCTGCGTCCGCTATCGGACTTCGCCCGCGCCCGCGGCCTCAATGCGCGCGACGTGGACCGCCTGCTCGGCGTCGCCCGAGTGATGTTCAATGGCTCGGCAGCCTGA
- a CDS encoding TetR/AcrR family transcriptional regulator: protein MGQQKSAPESGTRESERRRTILRAAIDVFARKGYHGCRIADVAKEAGVAYGLVYHYFKNKDELLETVFETGWSGFISRARAVAESEGPLVDKVRRIADVAFEAYRVDPRAVKVLILEIARSPAGARINRQTAFVDVIRLSAQMFTHAKAAGELRPDVDPLLASALLFGSIEMGLTAFVVGLADARDQAMLERAKAQIADSFLHGVLLSPGGAPQGEPAKQEPTKDEQQGEPSPEVSTWKREKSGTKSKAPKRG from the coding sequence GTGGGCCAGCAGAAGTCGGCGCCGGAGAGCGGGACGCGGGAGAGCGAGCGCCGCCGTACCATCCTGCGGGCCGCCATCGACGTGTTCGCCCGGAAGGGCTACCACGGCTGCCGTATCGCGGACGTCGCCAAGGAGGCGGGCGTCGCGTACGGGCTCGTCTACCACTACTTCAAGAACAAGGATGAGCTGCTGGAGACCGTCTTCGAGACGGGCTGGAGCGGGTTCATCTCGCGCGCTCGCGCTGTCGCGGAGAGCGAAGGCCCGCTGGTGGACAAGGTGCGCCGCATCGCGGACGTGGCCTTCGAGGCCTACCGGGTGGACCCCCGCGCGGTGAAGGTGCTCATCCTGGAGATTGCCCGCTCGCCGGCCGGGGCCCGCATCAACCGCCAGACGGCCTTCGTGGACGTCATCCGCCTGAGCGCGCAGATGTTCACCCACGCCAAGGCCGCGGGGGAGCTGCGGCCGGACGTGGATCCGCTGCTGGCGTCCGCGCTGCTCTTCGGCTCCATCGAGATGGGGCTCACCGCGTTCGTCGTGGGGCTCGCGGACGCGCGCGACCAGGCGATGCTGGAGCGCGCCAAGGCGCAGATCGCCGACTCCTTCCTTCACGGCGTGCTCCTGTCCCCAGGCGGAGCGCCCCAGGGCGAACCCGCGAAGCAGGAGCCGACGAAGGACGAACAGCAGGGCGAGCCTTCCCCGGAGGTGTCGACATGGAAGCGGGAGAAGTCCGGTACGAAGTCCAAGGCCCCCAAGCGCGGCTGA
- a CDS encoding enoyl-CoA hydratase/isomerase family protein: MEAGEVRYEVQGPQARLTLDRPKARNALSPGVIQALLDAVDRADADPAVRVIVLTGAGEKVFCAGGDLGQMAGDGGFLATHEGRRAYARLLTRFQDARKPTLARVNGHALAGGLGLVLACDLAVAVEGADLGTPEIDVGLFPMMMMALLQRHLGRKRALELVLTGDRLHAKDALGLGLLNRVVPAAELDAAVDALAGKLAGKSQAVLALGRRAFFTAEDLPLPAALELLASQLSLNVLADDAAEGVTAFMEKRPPQWKDR; encoded by the coding sequence ATGGAAGCGGGAGAAGTCCGGTACGAAGTCCAAGGCCCCCAAGCGCGGCTGACCCTCGACCGGCCGAAGGCGCGCAACGCGCTCTCGCCGGGGGTCATCCAGGCTCTGCTCGACGCGGTGGACCGCGCGGACGCGGACCCCGCCGTGCGCGTCATCGTGCTCACCGGCGCGGGGGAGAAGGTGTTCTGCGCGGGCGGGGACCTGGGCCAGATGGCCGGGGACGGCGGCTTCCTGGCGACCCATGAGGGCCGGCGCGCCTACGCGCGGCTGCTCACGCGCTTCCAGGATGCGCGCAAGCCGACCCTCGCGCGCGTCAACGGCCACGCGCTGGCGGGGGGCCTGGGGCTGGTGCTCGCGTGCGACCTGGCGGTGGCCGTGGAGGGCGCGGACCTGGGCACGCCCGAAATCGACGTGGGGCTCTTCCCCATGATGATGATGGCGCTCCTGCAGCGGCACCTGGGGCGCAAGCGCGCGCTGGAGCTGGTGCTCACCGGGGACCGGCTGCACGCGAAGGACGCCCTGGGCCTGGGCCTGCTCAACCGCGTGGTGCCCGCCGCGGAGCTGGACGCCGCGGTGGACGCGCTCGCGGGGAAGCTTGCGGGCAAGAGTCAGGCGGTGCTGGCCCTGGGCCGGCGCGCCTTCTTCACCGCGGAGGACCTGCCGCTGCCGGCGGCGCTGGAGCTCTTGGCGTCGCAGCTGTCGCTCAACGTGCTGGCGGATGACGCGGCCGAAGGCGTCACCGCCTTCATGGAGAAGCGGCCCCCGCAGTGGAAGGACCGCTAG
- a CDS encoding M23 family metallopeptidase — MPARTPSASRVLVVTLLATSAPALAATTPSASSAVVTGSVPGTPRDTTGTRAPGAPTPGAVVQGELAPLQVKPVDGPHLSLQPATAKPGDPVLVTVRGAASLPTGTLAGRPLRFFAWHDGFAALGSLPVELAPGTVTVDVTAPGRGLPVLLSSVLNVDPPGFRERELRVANKYVSPPKAVKARMEADRKAFAAAFAQPFRAPLFGQNFAWPREATVTAPFGDRRSFNGKLQTQHFGVDLDGVTGAPVVAANDGTVVMARDNYASGNTVLVHHGAGLYTAYFHMSRIDVKNGAKVKQGEALGLVGSTGRVTGPHLHWGVKADDRWVDGQTLLKLDFTGAPAASGVAANAAGLGTP, encoded by the coding sequence ATGCCCGCCCGGACCCCTTCGGCTTCCCGCGTCCTCGTCGTCACCCTGCTCGCCACCAGCGCTCCGGCGCTCGCCGCCACGACGCCCTCCGCGTCCTCGGCCGTGGTGACGGGCAGCGTGCCGGGCACGCCGCGGGACACCACCGGGACCCGCGCGCCGGGCGCGCCCACGCCCGGCGCCGTCGTCCAGGGGGAGCTCGCGCCCCTCCAGGTGAAGCCCGTGGACGGGCCCCATCTGTCGCTCCAGCCCGCCACCGCGAAGCCGGGCGACCCGGTGCTGGTGACTGTGCGCGGCGCGGCGTCCCTGCCCACGGGGACGCTGGCGGGCCGGCCCCTGCGCTTCTTCGCGTGGCACGACGGCTTCGCGGCGCTCGGCAGCCTCCCGGTGGAGCTGGCCCCGGGCACCGTGACGGTGGACGTGACGGCCCCCGGGCGCGGCCTGCCGGTGTTGCTGTCCAGCGTGCTGAACGTGGACCCGCCGGGCTTCCGGGAGCGCGAGCTGCGCGTGGCCAACAAGTACGTGTCGCCGCCCAAGGCGGTGAAGGCGCGCATGGAGGCGGACCGCAAGGCCTTCGCCGCGGCGTTCGCCCAGCCGTTCCGCGCGCCGCTGTTCGGACAGAACTTCGCCTGGCCTCGCGAGGCCACGGTGACGGCGCCCTTCGGCGACCGCCGCTCGTTCAACGGCAAGCTGCAGACGCAGCACTTCGGCGTGGACCTGGACGGTGTCACGGGCGCGCCCGTGGTCGCCGCCAACGACGGCACCGTGGTGATGGCGCGCGACAACTACGCGTCCGGCAACACCGTGCTCGTGCACCACGGCGCGGGGCTCTACACCGCGTACTTCCACATGTCGCGCATCGACGTGAAGAACGGGGCGAAGGTGAAGCAGGGAGAAGCGCTGGGCCTCGTCGGCAGCACCGGCCGCGTCACCGGCCCCCACCTCCACTGGGGTGTGAAGGCGGATGACCGGTGGGTGGATGGCCAGACGCTGCTCAAGCTGGACTTCACCGGCGCCCCGGCCGCGTCTGGAGTGGCCGCCAACGCGGCGGGGCTGGGGACGCCCTGA